The window CCTCCGGCACTCGGGGGCCCGGGCCGTGCTGTGCGCGGGGTCCCTCCTCGGGGAGGGGGAGCGGGCGGCGACGCGCGCGGACGTGCCGCTGCTGACGGTGGAGGCGGACGACGACGGCAGCGGGACGGCACTGGACAAGCTCGCCGCTCGGGCCGTGCCGGTCGAGGCCCCGGTGCCCTGCGCGCCGGACGACATCGCGCTGATCCTCTACACCTCGGGTACCACGGGCCGCCCCAAGGGCGTCATGCTCAGCCACCTCAATCTGGTCCTGAACATCGACACGACGATGCTCTCGCCCTTCGTCATGCACACCGACGATGTCCTCCTGGGCTGCCTGCCCCTCTTCCACACCTTCGGCCAGGTCTGCGGCATGGGGACGTGCTTCCGCGCCGGCGCGACCCTCGTCCTGATGTCCCGCTTCACACCGGACGGGGCGCTCGACCTGATGGTGCGCGAGGGCTGCACGGTTCTCATGGGCGTGCCGACGATGTACATCGCGCTGCTGGAGGCCGCGGCCCGGGACGGCCGCCGTCCGCCGCTCGCCCGGGCGTACTCCGGGGGCTCGGCGCTGCCGGTCCGGGTGCTCCAGGACTTCGAGACGACCTTCGGCTGCCCCGTCTACGAGGGCTACGGCCTGACCGAGACGTCCCCCTGCGTCGCCTACAACCAGAGGGCGTGGCCCCGGCGGCCGGGCACCGTGGGCAAGCCGATCCGGGGCGTGGAGGCGGAGATAGCCCGGGCTGGTACGGAGGACCGGATCGTCCTGCTCGCGCCGGGCGAGGTCGGCGAGATCGTGGTCCGCGGCCACAACGTCATGATCGGCTACCTCGACGACCCCGCGGCCACCGAAGCCGCGCTCGTGGACGGCTGGTTCCGTTCGGGCGACCTCGGAGTGAAGGACGCCGAGGGCTATCTGACGATTGTCGACCGCAAGAAGGACATGATCGTGCGCGGCGGGTACAACGTGTACCCGCGCGAGGTCGAGGAGGTCCTGTCCCGCCACCCGTCCGTTGCCCAGGCCGCAGTGATCGGGATCCCGGACGCCCGCTACGGCCAGGAGATATGCGCGGTGATCGTCCCTCGCCCCGGCGCCGCGACGGACGCGTCCCTCGCGGAGGACATCATCGCCTGGAGCCGTCGGCGCATCGCCTCCTACAAGTACCCGCGCCGCGTGGAGTTCGCCGCCACCCTCCCCCTGGGCCCGAGTGGGAAGGTCCTCAAACGGGAACTCGTCGCCCTGATCGGACCGGCGACGGGCGAAACAACCTGAGTGTGTGCGGCCGCCTTCGCTGTCCGTTGAGCGACCGTCATCCCGAACTGTCCGAACGGGCGGTGGGATACGAAGAGATGGTGTTGAGCCGATCTGTCACGCAACCGCGGTCACAACCCGCCAGACGGCCACTTACCTGCTCAGCCTCGTGGATGCCCTTCGGCAGGAGTTCCGGCGGCAGTGCAACCTCAGTGGGTACCGCGGCCCCGGGAGGTAGTCGGCGTGCTCGCGCTGGGTGTGAGTGAGCCCTGTCTCACCTGGGCAGCGCCACTGGCTATGCAACGAGTTGCATAGCAGGATCGAGGTATGGCGCTCGAGCACGCGATCCTCGTTTCCCTGTTGGAGAAGCCGGGCTCCGGCTATGAGCTGGCCCGGCGGTTCGAGCGGTCCATCGGATACTTCTGGACTGCCACGCACCAGCAGATCTACCGCGTTCTCAAGCGTATGGAGAGCGAGGGCCTGCTCGCTGTTCGTGCGCTGTCGCAGCAGAGCCGGCCGGACAAGAAGGAGTACTCCGTCGTAGGCCCAGGCCGCGCCGCCCTCTCTCAGTGGCTGCACGAATCGATCCAACCCGAGAGCATGCGGCACGACCTCGCGGTGAAGATCCGCGGTGCGGCCTTCGACGACCCGTCCGTGCTCATCCGTGAGGTCGAACGGCACCGCCAGGTGCACGGCGAGCGACTCGCGCACTATGTGGCCGGCGAGCTGCGGGACTTCACCGGCCCGGCGGCCCCCGTCCCGCTCGACGCCGGTCAGGAGCTGCAGCATGTCGTGCTGCGGGGTGGTATCGCATACGAGCGGATGACGATTGCCTGGCTCGACGACGTACTTGCCACACTCCGCCGACTCGGCACGCCCCACCCGCACGCCTGACGTGCCGGCCCTGCCGCCCGCGCTTCTCGAACTTCACTCCGGCACCCTCCACCCTCAACCCTCAACCCTCGGAAGGCGGACCTCCATGGCCGACCCCCTCCTCTTCAACCCCCGTACGTACGACCCGGCGCACTTCGACATCGAGACCCGCAGGTTGCTGCGTGCCACGGTCGACTGGTTCGAAGAGCGCGGGAAGCGCAGGCTCATCGAGGACTACCGTTCCCGCGCCTGGCTGGCCGACTTTCTCGCGTTCGCAGCCAAGGAAGGGCTGTTCGCCACCTTCCTCACCCCCGTGTCCGCCGCCGGGAACAAGGGCCAGCGCTGGGACACGGCCCGGATCGCCGCTCTCAACGAGATTTTCGGCTTCTACGGCCTCGACTACTGGTACGCGTGGCAGGTGACCATCCTCGGCCTCGGACCGGTTTGGCAGAGCGACAACCCAGCAGCTCGTACCCGCGCGGCCGAACTTCTCGCCCAGGGTGAGGTGTTCGCCTTCGCTCTCTCCGAGAAGACCCATGGCGCCGACATCTACTCCACCGACATGCTGCTGACGACCGACAGCAACGGCGGCTTCAGGGCGACGGGCTCCAAGTACTACATCGGCAACGGCAATGCCGCCGGGATGGTCTCGGTCTTCGGCCGACGCACCGACATCGAAGGGCCGGACGGCTACGTCTTCTTCGCCGCCGACAGCCGCCACCCGGCCTATCACCTCGTCAAGAACGTCGTTGACTCCTCGAAGTACGTCAGCGAGTTCCGCCTCGAGGACTACCCGGTGGGCCCGGACGACGTCCTGCACACGGGCCGCGCGGCCTTCGACGCCGCCCTCAACACCGTCAACGTCGGCAAGTTCAATCTCTGCACTGCCTCGATCGGCATCTGTGAGCACGCGATGTACGAGGCGGTCACCCACGCGCACAACCGGATCCTGTACGGCCGCCCCGTCACGGCCTTCCCGCACGTGCGCCGCGAGCTGGCCGATGCGTACGTCCGCCTCGTCGGCATGAAGTTGTTCAGCGACCGGGCTGTCGACTACTTCCGCTCTGCCTCTTCGGAAGACCGCCGCTATCTGCTGTTCAACCCGATGACGAAGATGAAGGTGACCACGGAGGGTGAGAAGGTCATCGACCTGATGTGGGATGTGATCGCCGCCAAGGGCTTCGAGAAGGACACCTACTTCGCACAGGCCGCCGTCGAGATCCGGGGTCTTCCCAAGCTCGAGGGCACGGTCCACGTCAACCTCGCGCTGATCCTCAAGTTCATGCGCAACCACCTCCTGCACCCGGCCGAGTTCGCAGCCGTGCCGACTCGCCTCGACGCGGCGGACGACACGTTCCTCTTCGAGCAGGGACCGGCCCGCGGCCTTGGCTCCGTGCGCTTCCACGACTGGCGCCCCGCCTACGACGCATACGCCGGGGTGCCGAACGTCGCCCGCTTCCGGGAGCAGGCCGACGCCCTCTGCGAGTTCGTCGCCTCCGCAGCCCCCGACGAGGAACAGAGCCGCGACCTCGATCTTCTTCTCGCCGTCGGCCAGCTGTTCGCGCTGGTGGTTCACGGCCAACTGATCCTGGAACAGGCCCGTCTGACGGACCTCGACGAGGATGTGCTCGACGAACTGTTCTCCGTCCTGGTCCGCGACTTCTCCGGCTTCGCCGTCGAACTGCACGGCAAGGACTCCTCCACTGCCGATCAGCAGAGCTGGGCGCTGGGTGCCATCCGGCGTCCCGTCGTCGACGAGGCGCGTTCGGGGCGCGTCTGGGAACGTGTGGAGGCGCTGTCCGGGGCGTACGAGATGGCGGAGTGACAGCCTGCCCAGGGGGCTCGTCGACAGGTGACGGTCAGGGTTCCCGGGAGCAGTGAAGCTCGTATCGTGGCCCTCTGCGCGACTTACCGCGCGGAGGGCCGCGGTGCGTAGCACCATCCGCTGCGCGATCCACCGCCGCACCGGCAGCGGATTCCAGGTCGACTGGTTCACGAACTGCTGCAGGTTCGGCTGGTTGCCGTCCGGCAGCCGCTCCGCCATCGGCTGGATCGCCTTACGCCGCCCGTCCGGCATCAGCCCCCGCAGAGAGCAGTCGGCGCCGCTGATCGTGGCCAGGTGCACCAAGAGCCAGTGCCGCCCCTGTCCGGCCCGCACCCAGTGCACCACCACCGCCGACAACGCCCGCACCGTGGGCTTTCCCCGCGAGAGGTCCGCGACCTGCAACTCCGCGTCCACACCGAGCAACAGACGTCCGAGTGGAACGCCCGCTATGCGGTCCACGCCGGAGTGGAGGGCAGGGTCAACGAGTTCGCCCACGGACGTGGCATACGGCACTGCCGCTACCGAGACAGGGGAAAGCGCACATCCAGCACGTCCTGACGGCCATCGCCGTCGACATCGAGCGCCTCAGCGGACTGCCGCCGGAGGAAACACCCACGCCCCGCCGATCAACTGCCTTTCAGAACCACCTCGACCAGCGCGCGATACCCCGGCTGAAGTCCTGGCGGACCCTGGGCAGCTGGCCGCGGCAACTCCAAGACCCCCGACAGAGCGGAGCCAGTGTCGTGATCACGAACGTTCACGGTGTCGGCGGACCTGCCGTCGACGTGCAGGCGTGGCGGGGGAGTTCAGCTGACCTCGTTGCGGACGGCCGTGTCGAGGTCGGTGTCGGTCAGGCCGAAGGTCTCGGCGGTCTCCGTCGCGTCCATGTGGAACGGCGCGTACCACTGGTAATCCATCTCGGCCATCTCGCGGGCGATCGGCACGATCAACCCGGCCGTACGCGTCACGGAGCGTGGTATCTGGATTAGTTTGACCGGTGGCCGGCCCGCCGCGACGGCGTAGCGCCGCGCCAGCTCGCGAATGGTGACGGCCGGCGCGGACGGCACGTGCCAGGGTCGGCCCCACGCGCGTTCTTCCGAGGCCAGCGTGATGAGGGCCTGTGCCATGTCGCCGTTGAAGGTGAAGGTGTGCGGCATGTCCAGGTGGCCGGTGATCCAGGCCGCTTTTCCCTTCTGCAGGGCCGACTTGATGAGCAGGGAGTAGATACCGTTGGCGTCCTTGCCGATGTAGTCGGAGCCGCGGACCTCGACGGTGCGGATCCCCCCGGCGAGGGCCTGTTCCCACATGCGTCTGCGCAGGCGGCCCTTGTGCCCGGTGGCGGCCATGGGGGTGTGTTCGTTCATCCGGCCACCGGGCTGCGGACCGTAGGCGTAAAGGCTGCCGGTCAGCGCGAGGACGGCGTCGTTCGCCTTGGCGGCGGTGATGGCCGCCGTCTGCAGGGGCGGCAACAGGCGCTCCCACACCGTGTATGAGGGTGGATTGGCGCAGTGGTAGATCACTTCCGCGCCGCGGGACAGCTCGGTCAGGCGGGACGGGTCGGACGCGTCCGCGGCGATCCGGTCGACCAGCTGGTGCTCGGGGCCGGAGCCGCTGCGGGTGACGATCCGGACGCTCTCGCCGCGCTCGGCGAGCAGACGAGCGACGTTGGTACCGATGGAACCGGCACCGATGATGACGTGCTTGGCCATGACGGTTTCTCCTTCTCCGGGGTATCGGTCAGTCGTCCACGCCGGAGCCGGTATAGGTGGGCACGTCGGCGAGCATGCCGGCGATCTGCGGGTTGAGCTCGTTGCGGCGCCGGTGCAGTTCCTGGATCTTGTCGTTCAGGTCAGGGTCGTCGTCGTCACTGACGTCGAAGATCTCCAGCCGTTCGAGCAGGTGCAGCCCGAGGTGGTCGGTCTGGTAGGTGGTCGGGTGCGTCAGGTAGGCGAAGAGCCCGTCGAGATGTTCGACGACGAACACCGCGCCGTACGTGTAGTCGCCGCCGTGGTCGCGGCCGACGACGAAGGACTTGATGGCGGGGTTCGACCGGCCCTGATTGCGCCAGCTCTCCAGCACCCCCTCGATCTGCTGAGGCGTCGCAGTGGCCTTCATCGTGACTCTGTTGATGTGGTAAATCATGACTTACTACTCGTTCCTAACGTTGTTAGATTTCCTAACGGCGTTAAATATGGCGCGCATCGCCGACGCGGTCAAGACGGTGACTAGTGTTCGGGAACACCATCGAAGCGAAGTGACAGACCATGCCGACCAGCACAAGACGGGCCCGCGAACGGGCGAACACCCGGGAGCGGATCATCGAGGCCGCGCTGCACGTCCTCGAGACCGAGGGCATCGCGGCTCTGACGATCCGGCGCATCGCCGCCGACGTCGAATATTCCGCGCCCGTCGTCTACCAGCACTTCGCCAACAAGGACGCGCTGGTTCTGGAGCTGGTCGCGTACGGTCACCACCTGATGCTGACGGAGTTCCGCCAAGCCGCGCAGGAGCCCGATACGGACCGGCGCATGACGCGCATTGCGTCGCACTACGTCCGGTTCGCAGGCGAGCACCCCCACCTCTTCCAGGTCATGAACGACCCGATGGTCGACGCGGACGAACGCCGACGCGTCGCGGAACCGGTCATCGACGTCCTCAAGGAGCTGCTCAGCTCCTGGTCGGCTGCACACGACGTGGTGCTGGCCGATTTCGACCAGGCTTGCGAGATCCTCTGGGGCACGCTGTACGGCATCGCGTCGCTCAGTCACCTCGGCAGCGTCGGCGACGATCGCGCCCGCCACCTCGCCGAACAGGCGCTGCGCGCGATCCTCCTCGGGTGGCGAACCGAGACGCCGGCGAGCGGTCGGCCGGCGAGCAACTGGGGTCCGTCTTCAAGCGGATCTTGACCAGAGCAGGAACGATGCGAGAGTGACCGTTGCTTTGGGCCGTGCGCGGGGCGTCGTAACCGGCGTCGAAGACGATGAGGATGCCGCGGTCCTCCTGGCTTGACTCTGTCGGGGATCTTGGAGTTTCGCGGTGGGGCAGCGGGCCAACGGGCATGCTCGGGTAGTTCCGATGACCGATGCAGCGGTCGAGGTGCCCGTTGTCCTCCGCCCACGTTCCGGTGAGCAGGTCCCGCCTCTGACTGCGCAGGTCACGCGGGCGAGCAACCCGGGCGGTACGACGGCGATATGAGTGAGAGACCGCCTCGACGGGCTGTGGCAGGACGAGGACTTCGCCGACTGGTACCCGCGTGACGGGCGTCCAGGTCTCTCGCCTGCTCAACTGGCTACCGTAGTGGCCACCACGGTTTCGGTGAGCCAATCGGTCTGGCTGCCACCGCGCCTGGGGTAGCGAAGGACGTCCTGTTTCCCGCCAGACCCTTGACGTCTTGGTAGCTCAAGTCATCCAGCCGCGCTCCGAACAGATCTTCCAAGCGCCGTGATCGCATCACCATGCATGAGAACTATCCCCAGGGCGCGACCCGCCGCAACGCTTTTGACGATGCGGACCTCCCGCGCCTGACACGCTGGTGCGCGGACTGGGCCGCCATACCATCGACTCGTACTTGGCACGTTGAGCAGGCGGTAGTACTCCGCGCTCGGCTCCCAGCTCATGCCGCCGATCGGCCCGATGGTCAACATGTCGGTCCTTCCTTTCTCGTTTTTCCAGCGGGAACTGTGCCGTATCAGGGCCAGGGGGACGTCGAGCCCACCGGGGACGAGCATGAACACGGTCCGTGCAGACGCCAATTGAAGGCACGGATCACCGAGGTCGGGGAGCCGTTGGTGGCTGCATGTCATGGCCCGGGTCACGAATTCGGCGCACGATCAGCCGGGCCGGGCCGGGCTGGGATCCGGTCGGCCGATCGTGCGCCGGCGCACGCGATGTACACGGAGCGGTGTGTCTGGTGCGCGTCTGGCTCTTGTGCGGTCAGCGGGCGGCGAGGGCCTCGGCGGTTTCTGCCTCGGCGGTGACCGCAGGTGTTGTGTTCTTGGGGCCGCGGAAGACGATGTAGACGAGGAGGGCGCCCATGACGGCGGCGCCTGCCCACATGGATTGCTGCCAGCCGTCGACGAAGGACTGCTGGGCTGCGTGGAGCAGGTCCTGGGCGTGCGGGCCGGCGTTGCCGGCCGCTTCGACTGCGTTGGCAACGCCGTCGCGCGCGGTGTCCGCGGTTCCTTGGGGGATGCCGTGCAGCCGGTTGTCGA of the Streptomyces aurantiacus genome contains:
- a CDS encoding acyl-CoA dehydrogenase family protein, which produces MADPLLFNPRTYDPAHFDIETRRLLRATVDWFEERGKRRLIEDYRSRAWLADFLAFAAKEGLFATFLTPVSAAGNKGQRWDTARIAALNEIFGFYGLDYWYAWQVTILGLGPVWQSDNPAARTRAAELLAQGEVFAFALSEKTHGADIYSTDMLLTTDSNGGFRATGSKYYIGNGNAAGMVSVFGRRTDIEGPDGYVFFAADSRHPAYHLVKNVVDSSKYVSEFRLEDYPVGPDDVLHTGRAAFDAALNTVNVGKFNLCTASIGICEHAMYEAVTHAHNRILYGRPVTAFPHVRRELADAYVRLVGMKLFSDRAVDYFRSASSEDRRYLLFNPMTKMKVTTEGEKVIDLMWDVIAAKGFEKDTYFAQAAVEIRGLPKLEGTVHVNLALILKFMRNHLLHPAEFAAVPTRLDAADDTFLFEQGPARGLGSVRFHDWRPAYDAYAGVPNVARFREQADALCEFVASAAPDEEQSRDLDLLLAVGQLFALVVHGQLILEQARLTDLDEDVLDELFSVLVRDFSGFAVELHGKDSSTADQQSWALGAIRRPVVDEARSGRVWERVEALSGAYEMAE
- a CDS encoding PadR family transcriptional regulator; translation: MALEHAILVSLLEKPGSGYELARRFERSIGYFWTATHQQIYRVLKRMESEGLLAVRALSQQSRPDKKEYSVVGPGRAALSQWLHESIQPESMRHDLAVKIRGAAFDDPSVLIREVERHRQVHGERLAHYVAGELRDFTGPAAPVPLDAGQELQHVVLRGGIAYERMTIAWLDDVLATLRRLGTPHPHA
- a CDS encoding long-chain-fatty-acid--CoA ligase, which translates into the protein MRGGATLSAADVLADSATRCPDHTALVAGHQRISYGDLWLTARRYAAALRDRGIGPGARVALLLPNTPAFPAAYFGVLALGATVVPVNALLKAEEIAYILRHSGARAVLCAGSLLGEGERAATRADVPLLTVEADDDGSGTALDKLAARAVPVEAPVPCAPDDIALILYTSGTTGRPKGVMLSHLNLVLNIDTTMLSPFVMHTDDVLLGCLPLFHTFGQVCGMGTCFRAGATLVLMSRFTPDGALDLMVREGCTVLMGVPTMYIALLEAAARDGRRPPLARAYSGGSALPVRVLQDFETTFGCPVYEGYGLTETSPCVAYNQRAWPRRPGTVGKPIRGVEAEIARAGTEDRIVLLAPGEVGEIVVRGHNVMIGYLDDPAATEAALVDGWFRSGDLGVKDAEGYLTIVDRKKDMIVRGGYNVYPREVEEVLSRHPSVAQAAVIGIPDARYGQEICAVIVPRPGAATDASLAEDIIAWSRRRIASYKYPRRVEFAATLPLGPSGKVLKRELVALIGPATGETT
- a CDS encoding TetR/AcrR family transcriptional regulator, producing MPTSTRRARERANTRERIIEAALHVLETEGIAALTIRRIAADVEYSAPVVYQHFANKDALVLELVAYGHHLMLTEFRQAAQEPDTDRRMTRIASHYVRFAGEHPHLFQVMNDPMVDADERRRVAEPVIDVLKELLSSWSAAHDVVLADFDQACEILWGTLYGIASLSHLGSVGDDRARHLAEQALRAILLGWRTETPASGRPASNWGPSSSGS
- a CDS encoding Dabb family protein, with protein sequence MIYHINRVTMKATATPQQIEGVLESWRNQGRSNPAIKSFVVGRDHGGDYTYGAVFVVEHLDGLFAYLTHPTTYQTDHLGLHLLERLEIFDVSDDDDPDLNDKIQELHRRRNELNPQIAGMLADVPTYTGSGVDD
- a CDS encoding SDR family oxidoreductase; its protein translation is MAKHVIIGAGSIGTNVARLLAERGESVRIVTRSGSGPEHQLVDRIAADASDPSRLTELSRGAEVIYHCANPPSYTVWERLLPPLQTAAITAAKANDAVLALTGSLYAYGPQPGGRMNEHTPMAATGHKGRLRRRMWEQALAGGIRTVEVRGSDYIGKDANGIYSLLIKSALQKGKAAWITGHLDMPHTFTFNGDMAQALITLASEERAWGRPWHVPSAPAVTIRELARRYAVAAGRPPVKLIQIPRSVTRTAGLIVPIAREMAEMDYQWYAPFHMDATETAETFGLTDTDLDTAVRNEVS